The Natrinema salifodinae genome includes a window with the following:
- a CDS encoding right-handed parallel beta-helix repeat-containing protein, translating into MARDEPVRDADSPGKTTSNDERGLLDRRSYLKLAGAAAITAGAGAGAANAAGGDYEVIEARGQTIRISSGETWENKLIELGNGNTITIIAKGTDWTIRNIGFRGTLGATGTAPNSGTVFGIADTGDGTSTLENIFWERGNPSRPSNERPLLMWVDPDHSGHLDVRNVNFGHAGCNGIYGSAPAYNGNGGTVHIDGCYTYDNHHTGLRIGDNGSKITNSVVYKSGSRSASRGIWVWAGNYGSGATIENTHVITNGAGSGIARRNGPSIDMDGVYTDDGSGTDGSPEHFVPDGCPESAEEAASGGSSSPEGGDEREENFPANTLTITGTGDPTEYYVETTDELVADPDAGELETHDEIDGTSATGWVTTSSNVDQFLFDGDLHEVAFAQGSARVEVNGEEIDPDEYNGDDPDLENTLLVDGVGTSGSTRYEFTASGAVEKATVEGASIDDEDAVDGGHVTGAVASWRDGFRFGGDLEELTVDGGATIFVNGERVDPADYGEERPHVLTLVGNGTTANYEITVDGAIETVDGDESADAATIVDEHTVEGSIERGAQRFRFSGALTDVTFLDGSAHVYLDDRRIDPDEYGDQELLPNAIVIDGTDTDGETSYEFAVDGEVITSSYRDASVDGDDEIDGRSVSGSVDDELDAYWFDGDITDFRLHGAASVDVEYNARSN; encoded by the coding sequence ATGGCACGCGACGAACCGGTACGGGACGCCGATAGTCCCGGCAAGACGACTAGTAACGACGAACGCGGTCTACTCGACCGACGGTCGTACCTGAAATTAGCCGGCGCGGCGGCGATCACCGCAGGCGCCGGCGCGGGCGCCGCGAACGCGGCCGGGGGCGACTACGAGGTCATCGAGGCCCGCGGCCAGACGATCCGGATCAGTTCGGGCGAGACCTGGGAGAACAAACTCATCGAACTCGGGAACGGCAACACGATCACGATCATCGCCAAGGGTACCGACTGGACGATCCGGAATATCGGGTTCCGCGGGACCCTCGGCGCAACCGGCACGGCGCCGAACAGCGGCACCGTCTTCGGCATCGCCGACACCGGCGACGGCACCTCCACGCTGGAGAACATCTTCTGGGAGCGCGGTAATCCGAGTCGACCGTCGAACGAGCGCCCCCTGTTGATGTGGGTCGACCCCGATCACAGCGGCCACCTCGACGTCCGCAACGTCAACTTCGGCCACGCCGGCTGTAACGGGATCTACGGCTCCGCCCCCGCGTACAACGGCAACGGCGGCACTGTCCACATCGACGGTTGTTACACCTACGACAACCACCACACGGGCCTTCGGATCGGCGATAACGGCTCCAAGATCACCAATTCCGTCGTCTACAAGAGCGGGTCCAGATCCGCGAGCCGCGGTATCTGGGTCTGGGCGGGCAACTACGGCAGCGGGGCCACGATCGAGAACACCCACGTCATCACCAACGGCGCCGGCAGCGGGATCGCCAGGCGGAACGGCCCGTCGATCGACATGGACGGCGTCTACACCGACGACGGTTCCGGGACCGACGGTAGCCCCGAGCACTTCGTGCCCGACGGATGCCCCGAGAGCGCCGAGGAGGCGGCGAGCGGCGGATCATCGAGTCCGGAGGGGGGTGATGAACGCGAGGAAAATTTTCCAGCTAACACGCTGACGATCACCGGGACCGGTGATCCGACGGAGTACTACGTCGAGACCACCGACGAACTCGTCGCCGATCCCGACGCCGGTGAGCTCGAGACCCACGACGAGATCGACGGGACGAGCGCGACCGGCTGGGTGACGACGTCCTCGAACGTCGACCAGTTCCTGTTCGACGGCGACCTCCACGAGGTCGCGTTCGCCCAGGGATCGGCCCGCGTCGAGGTCAACGGCGAGGAAATCGACCCCGACGAGTACAACGGCGACGACCCCGACCTCGAGAACACGCTGCTGGTCGACGGCGTCGGGACGTCCGGCAGCACGCGCTACGAGTTCACGGCCTCCGGGGCGGTCGAAAAGGCGACAGTCGAGGGCGCGTCGATCGACGACGAGGACGCCGTCGACGGCGGTCACGTCACGGGCGCCGTCGCCAGCTGGCGCGACGGCTTCCGGTTCGGCGGTGACCTCGAAGAACTCACCGTCGACGGCGGCGCGACCATCTTCGTCAACGGTGAGCGGGTCGATCCCGCCGACTACGGCGAGGAACGGCCCCACGTGCTGACGCTGGTCGGCAACGGGACGACGGCGAACTACGAGATCACCGTCGACGGCGCGATCGAGACGGTCGACGGCGACGAGTCCGCGGACGCCGCCACGATCGTCGACGAGCACACGGTCGAAGGATCGATCGAGCGCGGCGCCCAGCGGTTCCGCTTCTCCGGGGCCCTCACCGACGTCACCTTCCTCGACGGCTCGGCCCACGTCTACCTCGACGACCGGCGGATCGACCCCGACGAGTACGGCGATCAGGAACTGCTCCCCAACGCGATCGTGATCGACGGCACCGACACCGACGGCGAGACGAGCTACGAGTTCGCCGTCGACGGCGAAGTCATCACGTCGAGCTACCGCGACGCCTCGGTCGACGGCGACGACGAGATCGACGGTCGCTCGGTCAGCGGCAGCGTCGACGACGAACTGGACGCCTACTGGTTCGACGGCGACATCACCGACTTCCGGCTACACGGCGCCGCGAGCGTCGACGTCGAGTACAACGCCCGGAGCAACTGA
- a CDS encoding flippase has translation MSVTDRIVKGFKATFGARITSNVANGLLMLVLARLLLTPDEYGLLFLVISIVAVAQLGADLGIARSAARYVSERKESEPSTIPFILRTSLRYRLVLIGIVGVGLALGRDRIADVLGEPALSPLLLVGALYLAVQSIYAYYLALFQGFNRVDLSATIEVVNNVVRLAFVVGLAALGLGVAGALFGYVVGAALGVAVGSVLFYRRYKSYEDGGGDRSLRNRILKYSVPLTATHGASVIDQRVDTVLVAYFVNPVAVSYYVLGKQLSEFIMVPASSLGFSVSPTYGEQKANEALDRAARIYETTLQYVFLLYIPAAVGILLVAEPAIELIFGSAYAGAGPVLQVFGIYVVFQAVTKVTTNGLDYLGRANARAVAKGTTSVANAGLNVLLIPLYGATGAAAATVITFGTYTLANCYVMHRELSLDLVRIARSLCLASAIAGGMGLAVVVLVPYASTIPSLAGVIAVGVAVWGALATLSGLVDPRETIATLT, from the coding sequence ATGTCGGTTACCGACCGGATCGTCAAGGGGTTCAAAGCGACGTTCGGCGCGCGGATCACGAGCAACGTCGCCAACGGGCTGTTGATGCTCGTGCTCGCGCGCCTGCTGCTAACCCCCGACGAGTACGGGCTGTTGTTCCTGGTCATCTCGATCGTCGCCGTCGCGCAACTCGGCGCCGACCTCGGCATCGCCCGCTCGGCCGCGCGGTACGTCTCCGAACGGAAGGAGTCCGAGCCGTCGACGATTCCCTTCATCCTGCGGACGTCGCTGCGCTACCGCCTGGTCCTCATCGGCATCGTCGGCGTCGGACTCGCGCTGGGCCGGGACCGCATCGCGGACGTGCTCGGCGAGCCGGCGCTCTCGCCGCTGTTGCTCGTCGGGGCGCTCTACCTCGCGGTCCAGTCGATCTACGCCTACTACCTGGCGCTCTTCCAGGGCTTCAATCGCGTCGACCTGAGCGCGACCATCGAAGTCGTCAACAACGTCGTCCGCCTGGCGTTCGTCGTCGGCCTGGCGGCGCTCGGCCTGGGGGTCGCCGGTGCGCTGTTCGGCTACGTCGTCGGCGCCGCCCTCGGGGTGGCCGTCGGCTCGGTCCTGTTCTACCGCCGCTACAAGAGCTACGAGGACGGCGGCGGCGATCGGTCGCTGCGCAACCGCATTCTGAAGTACAGCGTCCCGCTGACGGCGACCCACGGCGCGAGCGTCATCGACCAGCGCGTCGACACCGTTCTGGTCGCGTACTTCGTCAACCCGGTGGCGGTCAGCTACTACGTCCTCGGGAAGCAACTCTCCGAGTTCATCATGGTGCCGGCGAGTTCGCTCGGGTTCTCCGTCTCGCCGACCTACGGCGAACAGAAGGCCAACGAGGCGCTCGATCGGGCGGCCCGAATCTACGAGACGACCCTGCAGTACGTCTTCCTCCTGTACATCCCGGCCGCGGTCGGCATCCTCCTCGTCGCGGAGCCGGCGATCGAACTCATCTTCGGTTCCGCGTATGCCGGCGCGGGCCCCGTCCTGCAGGTGTTCGGCATCTACGTCGTCTTTCAGGCCGTGACGAAGGTGACGACCAACGGGCTCGACTACCTGGGTCGCGCGAACGCGCGTGCGGTCGCCAAGGGGACGACCTCGGTCGCCAACGCCGGCCTCAACGTCCTCCTGATCCCGCTGTACGGCGCGACCGGCGCGGCCGCCGCGACGGTCATCACCTTCGGCACCTACACGCTGGCCAACTGCTACGTCATGCACCGCGAACTCTCGCTCGACCTCGTCCGGATCGCTCGCTCGCTTTGCCTGGCGAGCGCCATCGCGGGCGGGATGGGTCTCGCGGTGGTGGTCCTGGTTCCGT